From Planktothrix sp. FACHB-1365, the proteins below share one genomic window:
- a CDS encoding DNA polymerase beta superfamily protein, producing MNRLEIENRTILLALTGSRGYGLATTTSDYDYRGVFIATKPYYLGFSLIEQKDTGWTDEPTDKFSFLSKDTCLYELKKFLKLSVDNNPNILELFWFKDYVYLTEIGEKLRQNRQIFLSKKVKQTYSGYGYAQIKKLESHRHWLLNPPTHKPTAAEFGLVDTPPLTVSQMNSFLEYLYGLVRDRIEFLEPAKELYQLLTADIDFKGILKQYPLPEETLETTQKLANSSQDYIQLLQKSQQYQRACREYKHYQDWQKNRNPERAKMEAKVGYDCKFAMQAIRLLKTGIEILQTQSLIVDRREAGDAEELLAIKKGKYSYDEVMVMAKSLYQKLDEAEENSTLPKQVNGETVNQLCIELVSQQGF from the coding sequence ATGAACCGTTTAGAGATTGAAAACCGTACTATTTTACTCGCCTTAACAGGTTCCAGAGGCTATGGACTGGCAACAACCACCTCAGATTATGATTATCGTGGGGTTTTTATTGCTACAAAGCCCTATTATTTAGGATTTAGCTTAATTGAACAAAAAGATACAGGATGGACAGATGAACCAACCGATAAATTCTCTTTTTTGTCAAAAGATACCTGTTTGTATGAATTAAAAAAGTTTCTGAAATTATCAGTAGATAATAACCCTAATATTTTAGAATTATTCTGGTTTAAAGACTATGTATATCTAACAGAAATTGGGGAAAAGCTGAGACAGAATCGCCAGATTTTCTTGTCTAAAAAAGTAAAACAAACCTATTCTGGCTATGGCTATGCTCAAATTAAAAAGTTAGAATCCCATCGCCATTGGTTGTTGAATCCTCCCACTCATAAACCGACTGCGGCAGAATTTGGCTTAGTCGATACACCGCCGTTAACGGTTAGTCAAATGAATAGTTTTTTAGAATATTTGTATGGGTTAGTGCGCGATCGCATTGAATTTTTAGAACCCGCCAAAGAACTGTATCAGTTGTTAACGGCTGATATTGATTTTAAAGGAATTTTAAAACAATATCCCTTACCCGAAGAAACCTTAGAAACAACCCAAAAATTAGCCAATTCTTCTCAAGATTATATTCAATTGTTGCAAAAAAGTCAACAATATCAACGCGCTTGTCGAGAATATAAACATTATCAAGATTGGCAAAAAAATCGCAATCCTGAACGAGCTAAAATGGAAGCTAAAGTTGGATATGATTGTAAATTTGCGATGCAAGCCATTCGCTTATTAAAAACAGGAATTGAGATTTTACAAACTCAATCTTTAATCGTTGATCGTCGAGAAGCGGGAGATGCAGAGGAATTATTAGCCATTAAAAAAGGGAAATACAGCTATGATGAAGTCATGGTTATGGCTAAAAGTTTGTATCAAAAATTGGATGAAGCCGAGGAAAATTCCACGTTACCCAAACAAGTCAACGGGGAAACTGTGAATCAACTTTGTATTGAATTAGTTTCTCAGCAGGGATTTTAA
- a CDS encoding Calx-beta domain-containing protein has product MGTALPTDTTPSVSFSQPTYQINEDGSLISSEITINRSGDATQPASVDVILSDGTATGGATLTTGIDYNNTPISVNFAANQTTAIVKIPINLDDSSEPTETVNLALANPSNGIALGSQSTAVLDIVQPNTILPFVNLGISPQSLTENETLTVSAVLSSVTNQDVSIHLGFLGTAQKNVDYTVSSNVIVIPAGSTSGSITLSTINDNLLEENESIIVDLSSLNNATSFGVQQVVSQLINHPNSSPSPTPEPTPEPTPEPTPEPTPEPTPEPIPNINLNLNPECGCNRLTPPIINNIIPNAGEDTINGSDNNDQLQGDDKKNVLFGGVGSDEVYGKNGDDNVYGGQGIKSSTGKPNETDVLFGNQGLDYVNASEGADKLYGGKDDDAIFAGKNNDLIYGDLGNDTLIGDLGDDTVIGDTNEPKFENPPGQDLLFGGEGVDLIFGNGNHDTLSGGFGSDKLNPGKGDDQVFGDEDADELYGDLGKDTLCGGEGNDTIYGGTATKTTVTNGEDNDELCGGNGDDFLSGNEGQDIIHGEAGNDTLHGGSDQDTLMGGEGNDRIFGENGDDILGGGNGNNTLTGGQGNDLFLIEVQGQQLITDFTQGQDVLVLADGLTFEQLNFTINNGALQVQNQGQTLAILTGISNINQSIYSATHYS; this is encoded by the coding sequence TTGGGAACGGCTTTACCTACAGATACAACGCCATCTGTTAGTTTCTCTCAACCCACCTATCAAATTAATGAAGATGGCAGTTTAATCAGTTCAGAAATTACGATTAACCGCAGTGGAGATGCAACCCAACCCGCCAGCGTTGATGTAATTTTAAGTGATGGAACTGCCACCGGAGGGGCAACCCTAACGACAGGAATTGACTATAATAATACTCCCATTTCTGTTAATTTTGCTGCCAATCAAACCACCGCTATTGTCAAAATCCCGATTAATTTAGATGATAGTAGTGAACCCACAGAAACCGTTAATTTAGCCTTAGCAAATCCCAGTAATGGCATAGCATTAGGTTCTCAATCTACGGCAGTTTTAGATATTGTTCAACCGAATACTATTTTACCTTTCGTTAATCTCGGTATTAGCCCACAGTCTTTAACAGAAAACGAAACTTTAACGGTATCAGCAGTCTTATCTTCAGTTACAAATCAAGATGTTAGTATTCATTTAGGATTTCTCGGAACTGCCCAAAAAAATGTTGATTATACCGTCTCATCAAATGTGATTGTAATTCCGGCGGGGTCAACCAGTGGAAGCATAACCTTAAGCACCATTAATGATAATTTACTGGAAGAAAATGAAAGCATTATTGTTGATTTATCTAGTCTCAATAATGCGACATCCTTCGGGGTTCAACAGGTTGTTTCTCAACTGATTAATCATCCAAATTCTTCTCCCTCCCCAACACCAGAACCCACCCCAGAACCCACCCCAGAACCCACCCCAGAACCCACACCCGAACCCACACCCGAACCCATTCCTAATATTAACTTAAATCTCAATCCTGAGTGTGGTTGTAATCGCTTAACTCCTCCAATAATTAATAATATTATTCCCAATGCTGGAGAAGATACAATTAATGGTAGTGATAACAATGATCAATTACAAGGAGATGACAAAAAAAATGTCTTATTTGGTGGAGTAGGAAGTGATGAAGTCTATGGAAAAAATGGGGATGATAATGTTTATGGAGGTCAAGGAATTAAGAGTAGCACCGGGAAACCGAATGAAACAGATGTACTATTTGGAAATCAAGGATTAGACTATGTTAATGCCAGTGAAGGTGCAGATAAACTCTATGGCGGTAAAGATGACGATGCCATTTTTGCGGGGAAAAATAACGATCTGATTTATGGCGATTTAGGAAATGATACCCTCATAGGAGACTTAGGAGATGATACCGTCATTGGCGATACCAATGAACCTAAATTTGAGAACCCCCCCGGACAGGATTTATTATTTGGAGGAGAGGGGGTTGATCTAATATTTGGAAATGGGAATCATGACACCCTCAGTGGCGGTTTTGGAAGTGATAAACTCAATCCGGGGAAAGGAGATGATCAAGTTTTTGGGGATGAGGATGCCGATGAACTTTATGGAGATTTAGGGAAAGATACCCTGTGTGGAGGAGAGGGAAACGACACCATTTATGGCGGAACTGCAACGAAAACCACCGTTACGAATGGCGAGGATAACGACGAATTATGTGGGGGAAATGGGGATGATTTTCTGAGTGGAAATGAAGGACAGGATATTATTCATGGAGAAGCGGGAAATGATACCCTGCATGGCGGTTCTGATCAGGATACATTAATGGGAGGGGAAGGAAATGATCGCATTTTTGGGGAAAATGGGGATGATATTTTAGGAGGAGGAAATGGCAATAATACTTTAACAGGGGGTCAAGGAAACGATTTGTTTTTAATTGAGGTTCAGGGTCAACAACTGATTACGGATTTTACACAAGGTCAAGATGTTTTAGTGCTCGCAGACGGATTAACCTTTGAACAATTGAATTTCACGATTAATAATGGTGCATTACAGGTTCAAAATCAAGGTCAAACCTTAGCCATATTAACCGGAATTTCTAATATTAATCAAAGCATATATAGCGCTACGCATTATAGTTAG
- a CDS encoding CTP synthase, translating to MTKFVFITGGVVSSIGKGIVAASLGRLLKSRNYSVSILKLDPYINVDPGTMSPFQHGEVFVTEDGAETDLDLGHYERFTDTSMSRLNSVTAGGIYQAVINKERRGDYQGGTVQVIPHITNECKERIHRVAKNTNPDVVITEVGGTVGDIESLPFLEAIRQFRKDVGRKNVIYLHVTLIPWIGASGEMKTKPTQHSVKELRSIGIQPDILVCRCDRQIPLGIKEKIAGFCDVEADCVITSRDANSIYEVPLLLEQEGLAEQTLKLLQLEQREPNLTAWQTLVDRLYHRDLNTKCPLPHPNIKIAIVGKYIQLTDAYLSVVEALRHAAVQVGAELSLEWINSEDIEGNSPENYLKNVQGIVVPGGFGQRGTDGKIAAIEYAREQKIPFLGLCLGMQCSVIEWARHQARLERAHSSEFDPETPNPVIHLLPEQQDVVDLGGTMRLGLYPCRLQPDTLAFKLYQKEVVYERHRHRYEFNNAYRTLFLESGYTISGTSPDGRLVEIIEFPNHPFFVATQFHPEFQSRPNSPHPLFQGFVEATTHLLKKTQTLTTQPSNGQLNPTELQSPSVLNSPAEVS from the coding sequence ATGACTAAGTTTGTTTTTATAACGGGTGGAGTGGTATCCAGTATTGGCAAAGGAATTGTTGCTGCAAGTTTAGGACGCCTGCTCAAGTCCCGGAACTATTCTGTCTCTATTCTTAAGCTTGATCCTTATATTAATGTTGACCCTGGAACCATGAGTCCCTTCCAGCATGGTGAAGTTTTCGTCACTGAGGATGGGGCGGAAACCGATTTAGACCTGGGACACTATGAACGCTTCACCGATACCTCCATGTCCCGTCTTAATAGTGTCACGGCTGGCGGAATTTATCAAGCTGTGATTAATAAAGAACGTCGGGGAGATTATCAAGGCGGAACTGTTCAAGTCATTCCTCATATTACTAATGAATGTAAAGAACGCATTCATCGAGTCGCAAAAAATACGAATCCAGATGTTGTGATTACCGAGGTAGGAGGAACCGTTGGTGATATTGAATCCTTACCTTTTTTAGAAGCAATTCGTCAATTTCGTAAAGATGTAGGACGCAAAAATGTTATTTATTTACACGTTACTTTAATTCCTTGGATAGGTGCTTCCGGGGAAATGAAAACAAAACCAACCCAACATTCGGTTAAAGAATTACGTTCTATTGGGATTCAACCGGATATTTTAGTGTGTCGTTGCGATCGCCAAATTCCTTTGGGAATTAAAGAAAAAATTGCCGGATTTTGTGATGTCGAAGCTGATTGTGTGATTACCTCCCGTGATGCCAATAGTATCTATGAAGTGCCTTTACTTTTAGAACAAGAAGGACTTGCCGAACAAACCTTAAAGCTGTTACAATTAGAACAACGAGAACCCAATTTAACGGCATGGCAAACTTTAGTTGATCGGCTTTATCATCGGGATCTCAATACAAAATGTCCACTTCCCCATCCTAACATTAAAATTGCCATTGTCGGGAAATATATCCAGTTAACGGATGCCTATTTATCCGTTGTTGAAGCCCTACGTCATGCAGCCGTTCAAGTGGGTGCAGAATTAAGTTTAGAATGGATTAACTCAGAAGATATTGAAGGCAATAGCCCTGAAAATTACCTCAAAAATGTGCAAGGAATTGTCGTTCCTGGAGGATTTGGGCAACGGGGAACTGATGGGAAAATAGCAGCCATTGAATATGCACGGGAACAAAAAATACCCTTCCTGGGATTATGTTTAGGAATGCAATGTTCGGTGATAGAATGGGCGCGTCATCAAGCTAGACTTGAACGAGCCCATAGCTCTGAATTTGACCCAGAAACCCCTAATCCTGTGATTCATTTATTACCCGAACAGCAAGACGTTGTAGACTTAGGGGGAACCATGCGTTTAGGGTTATATCCCTGCCGTTTACAACCGGATACTTTAGCGTTTAAACTGTATCAGAAGGAAGTTGTTTATGAGCGCCATCGTCATCGTTATGAATTTAATAATGCCTACCGAACATTATTCTTAGAATCTGGCTATACGATTAGTGGGACTTCCCCCGATGGTCGTTTAGTAGAAATTATTGAATTTCCCAATCATCCTTTCTTTGTTGCGACCCAATTTCACCCCGAATTTCAGTCTCGACCCAATAGCCCTCACCCCCTATTTCAAGGATTTGTGGAAGCAACAACCCACTTATTAAAAAAAACCCAAACCTTAACAACTCAACCCAGCAACGGGCAATTAAACCCAACCGAATTACAGTCTCCTTCCGTGCTTAATTCTCCGGCGGAAGTATCCTAA
- a CDS encoding serine/threonine-protein kinase, with translation MQGTTLGGRYRIVQSLGGGGFAHTYIAEDLQLPDGHQCVVKQLKPQATNPTTLQIARRLFETEAQVLYRLGHHEQIPRLFAFFEEDQEFYLVQEFIEGHDLSQELTPNFPLIQTQPPHAPSIHSSTTQVLANLPKGRFNEAETIILLQDILTILDFVHQQNVIHRDISPKNIIRRKIDDQLVLIDFGAVKQITTQILNSPDQSLVSVGIGTPGYMPSEQARGNPKPSSDVYAVGMIGIQALTGIAPHQLPTHPDTEEIIWQNQVTVTPEFAEVLNKMVRYDFRERYFSATEALNAIKSLNQSPVGTIPALKSWLKPLKIQPSKPKFYLTFLSILGLIGLTTVTGIYLWYSLKSYNATDLYNQGNTLYQLNRYQDALKRYDQALNLKPDYREAWKEKGKILYQLEQYPQAQEAYDKAIQVDPNYTEAWIGRGKVLNALQNYSDALTSFEQALKQNPEAIEAWLGKGDVLLNFKRYEEAIQSYQEVIDRVPSSFEAFYKTGRAYHYLEDYEQAVKAYNQAVKIKINEPNAWYHLGNVLMQLKRYGDATESYDKAIRFNPNFYQAWYSRGNGLGKEGKEKEAVESFRQAVKIQPTYYQAWYSLGWSLHQLKRYEEALMAYDKALEIQKKDYLVWYNRGNALYNLGRYQDAIASYDEAIYQQMNHAESWYSRGNAFVNLKQYPEAISSYDKALQYHPDYKAAIQAKEQAEKQIQDVNMNLNSTF, from the coding sequence ATGCAGGGAACCACATTGGGCGGACGGTATCGGATTGTGCAATCATTAGGGGGTGGAGGATTTGCCCATACCTATATTGCTGAAGATCTGCAACTTCCAGATGGTCATCAATGTGTGGTCAAACAACTCAAACCCCAGGCAACGAACCCAACAACTCTACAAATTGCTCGACGTTTATTTGAAACCGAAGCTCAAGTTTTATATCGTTTAGGACATCACGAACAGATTCCCCGATTATTTGCTTTTTTTGAAGAAGATCAAGAATTTTATCTCGTTCAAGAATTTATTGAAGGACATGATTTAAGTCAAGAATTAACCCCAAATTTTCCACTAATTCAAACTCAACCGCCTCACGCTCCTTCAATTCATTCTAGTACAACTCAAGTTTTAGCCAATCTTCCCAAAGGACGATTCAACGAAGCCGAAACCATTATTCTATTGCAAGATATTTTAACAATATTAGATTTTGTTCATCAACAAAATGTCATTCATCGAGATATTAGTCCTAAAAATATCATCCGCCGTAAAATTGATGATCAATTAGTATTAATTGATTTTGGGGCTGTTAAACAAATTACCACCCAAATATTAAACTCTCCCGATCAAAGTTTGGTGAGTGTTGGCATTGGTACCCCCGGTTATATGCCGAGTGAACAAGCGAGGGGAAATCCTAAACCCAGTAGTGATGTTTATGCAGTGGGAATGATTGGCATTCAAGCCTTAACTGGAATTGCCCCCCATCAATTACCAACTCATCCTGATACAGAAGAAATTATTTGGCAAAATCAAGTCACTGTCACTCCAGAATTTGCTGAAGTTTTAAATAAAATGGTGCGCTACGATTTTCGAGAACGATATTTTTCTGCAACAGAAGCTTTAAATGCGATTAAAAGCTTAAATCAATCTCCAGTAGGTACAATTCCCGCCCTTAAATCGTGGCTTAAACCTTTAAAAATTCAACCTTCAAAGCCTAAATTTTATCTCACATTTTTATCAATATTAGGGTTAATAGGATTGACAACTGTAACCGGGATTTATTTATGGTATTCTCTCAAATCTTATAATGCAACCGATCTCTATAATCAAGGAAACACTTTATATCAATTAAATCGGTATCAAGATGCCTTAAAACGGTATGATCAAGCCCTGAATTTAAAACCCGATTATCGAGAAGCTTGGAAAGAAAAAGGTAAAATCTTATATCAATTAGAACAATATCCTCAAGCTCAAGAAGCTTATGATAAGGCGATTCAAGTTGACCCTAATTATACAGAAGCTTGGATTGGTCGGGGAAAAGTTCTCAATGCGTTACAAAACTATTCTGATGCTTTAACCAGTTTTGAACAAGCCCTTAAACAAAATCCAGAGGCGATAGAAGCTTGGCTTGGAAAAGGAGACGTTTTACTGAATTTTAAACGGTATGAAGAAGCCATTCAATCCTATCAAGAAGTGATAGATCGAGTTCCTTCTTCCTTTGAAGCCTTCTATAAAACGGGAAGAGCTTATCATTATTTAGAAGATTATGAACAAGCGGTTAAGGCTTATAATCAAGCTGTTAAAATTAAAATTAATGAGCCGAATGCCTGGTATCATTTGGGGAATGTTTTAATGCAATTGAAACGTTATGGCGACGCGACGGAATCCTACGATAAAGCCATTCGTTTTAATCCTAATTTTTATCAAGCTTGGTATAGTCGAGGGAATGGCTTAGGAAAGGAAGGGAAAGAAAAAGAAGCCGTTGAATCCTTTCGACAGGCGGTTAAAATTCAACCCACTTATTATCAAGCTTGGTATAGTTTGGGATGGTCATTGCATCAACTGAAACGTTATGAAGAAGCTTTAATGGCTTATGATAAAGCCTTGGAAATTCAAAAAAAGGATTATTTAGTGTGGTATAATCGAGGAAACGCTTTATATAATTTAGGTCGTTATCAAGATGCGATCGCGTCCTATGATGAAGCCATTTATCAACAAATGAATCATGCAGAATCTTGGTACAGTCGGGGGAATGCTTTCGTCAATTTAAAGCAATATCCAGAAGCGATTTCATCCTATGACAAAGCGTTACAATATCATCCTGATTATAAAGCAGCAATACAGGCGAAAGAGCAAGCCGAAAAACAAATTCAAGATGTTAATATGAATCTGAATTCAACTTTTTGA
- a CDS encoding Uma2 family endonuclease: MTPLILNNSETTPITPEQFYQLCVANRDLRLERTAKGDLIIMPPTGGETSKRNSDINLELALWNRQTQLGITFDSSGGFTLPNGADFSPDAAWIPLAKWESLTPEQKTKFLPLSPDFVIELRSPSDSLKLLQLKMQEYIDNGTRLGWLINPKNHQVEIYRPETEKQILENPIMLSGEDILPGFILNIQLIW; encoded by the coding sequence ATGACACCCTTAATTTTAAATAACTCAGAAACTACCCCCATTACCCCTGAACAATTCTATCAACTTTGTGTTGCTAACCGAGACTTACGATTGGAACGGACAGCTAAAGGAGACTTAATTATTATGCCACCCACAGGAGGGGAAACCAGTAAGCGTAATTCCGATATTAACCTAGAGTTAGCATTATGGAATCGACAAACTCAATTAGGCATAACTTTTGACTCATCCGGCGGATTTACACTTCCTAATGGAGCCGATTTTTCCCCGGATGCGGCTTGGATACCGTTAGCTAAATGGGAATCTTTGACACCCGAACAAAAAACTAAATTTTTACCTTTATCCCCTGATTTTGTTATAGAATTGCGTTCTCCTAGTGATTCTTTAAAACTCTTACAATTAAAAATGCAGGAATATATTGATAATGGGACTCGTTTAGGTTGGTTAATTAATCCGAAAAATCATCAAGTCGAAATTTATCGCCCCGAAACAGAAAAACAAATTTTAGAAAATCCAATCATGCTATCAGGAGAAGATATTTTACCTGGATTTATTTTAAATATTCAATTGATTTGGTAA
- a CDS encoding type II toxin-antitoxin system RelE/ParE family toxin gives MSQYRISLSASQDLNQISEYFLARNLTAGERFFQEFNRKCKYLTQFPYLGKSYDYLLADLRGLPLDGYFWHSCRMSKNGKPVLLPRQTINLGINR, from the coding sequence GTGAGTCAGTACCGGATATCCCTATCCGCCAGTCAAGACTTGAACCAAATTTCCGAGTATTTTTTAGCACGAAATCTGACAGCAGGGGAGCGGTTTTTTCAAGAATTTAATCGTAAATGTAAATACTTAACCCAGTTTCCTTATTTGGGAAAAAGTTACGATTATTTATTGGCTGACTTGCGCGGTTTACCTTTAGATGGCTACTTTTGGCACAGTTGCAGGATGAGCAAAAATGGGAAACCCGTTTTGCTACCACGACAGACGATCAATTTGGGAATTAACCGTTAA
- a CDS encoding type II toxin-antitoxin system ParD family antitoxin: MQITLNKEQEGFIAAQLAKGNFSHPDEVVNAAFKLLEKLQTEYQDWLTETRTKVQSAALELDNGESLDGETFVLEILERFHQAKGEAQ; encoded by the coding sequence ATGCAAATTACCTTAAACAAAGAACAAGAGGGATTTATCGCTGCTCAATTAGCCAAAGGCAACTTTAGCCATCCTGATGAAGTGGTGAATGCCGCGTTTAAATTGCTCGAAAAATTACAAACCGAATACCAAGACTGGCTCACCGAAACCCGCACTAAAGTACAATCTGCCGCCTTAGAATTGGACAATGGCGAAAGCTTGGATGGGGAAACTTTTGTTTTAGAAATTCTGGAGCGTTTTCACCAAGCCAAGGGAGAAGCGCAGTGA
- a CDS encoding WD40 repeat domain-containing protein encodes MPCITPDGKFAVSGSYKTLKLWDLVTGKELTAFIGEAKMLSCAIAPDGVTVVAGDGSGRVHFLRLEGLRG; translated from the coding sequence TTGCCCTGCATCACCCCCGATGGCAAATTTGCTGTTTCCGGTTCTTATAAAACCCTGAAACTGTGGGACTTGGTGACGGGGAAAGAGTTAACCGCATTTATCGGGGAAGCTAAGATGCTTTCCTGTGCGATCGCTCCTGATGGGGTGACGGTGGTGGCGGGGGATGGGTCGGGGCGGGTGCATTTTCTGCGGTTGGAGGGGTTGAGGGGTTGA
- the pcrA gene encoding DNA helicase PcrA, with protein sequence MTQTVDFLSHLNASQRQAVEHFCGPMLVVAGAGSGKTRALTYRIANLIRSYRVHPENILAVTFTNKAAREIKERVESIFAQQQAEIEFEKPFSALAADEQTRLKSKVYRSITKHLWMGTFHSLCARILRYDINKYQDESGRKWDKNFSIFDEDDAQKLVKFIVLKEMNLDDKKFEPKKIRYSISNAKNLGLSPQQYARENPDYYGRVVSEVYSAYQSQLAANNALDFDDLIRVTVDLLSQNEQVLAYWHQKFGHILVDEYQDTNRTQYNLIRLLVTNGENPRTFKNWQNRSIFVVGDVDQSIYSFRMADYKILLEFQQDFGDCLPDDDTRTMIKLEENYRSRENILQVANHLIQQNTERIDKILRPTRGEGQPIYCYKADDEIDEANFILSQIQGISQQNPELNYGAFAILYRTNAQSRALEDVLLRHNIPYTVVGGLRFYDRKEIKDSLSYLRVVANPADSVSLLRIINVPRRGIGKTTIDGLVNASQQLGIPLWEVLSDEDSVNTIAGRSAKSVNQFAQIIKNWQERIEEYSALQILEGILEDAGYIQDLKKEGTDEAENRLENIKELTNAVSQFQEEYEDTTLEGFLSSASLASDLDKLQEGQKAVSLLTLHAAKGLEFPIVFLVGLEQGLFPNFRSLNDPLSIEEERRLCYVGITRAQEQLFLTHACQRRLWGHLEPCIPSMFLKELPEGLIHGYIPPSQPKTSKSKGTKKEAKSPTEVKQPAKNVQLESDVKDWKVGDKVFHRTFGIGEVTHVFSNKDKLSLAIKFGSLSPKILDPKTVPLQRFK encoded by the coding sequence ATGACTCAAACTGTTGATTTCCTTAGTCATCTCAATGCGTCCCAACGTCAAGCGGTTGAGCATTTTTGTGGCCCGATGCTGGTGGTGGCGGGGGCGGGTTCGGGTAAAACACGGGCGTTAACCTATCGTATTGCTAATTTAATCCGCAGTTATCGAGTTCATCCTGAGAATATTTTAGCGGTGACATTTACGAATAAAGCCGCCAGAGAAATTAAAGAACGAGTTGAGTCTATTTTTGCTCAACAACAAGCAGAAATCGAATTTGAAAAACCGTTTTCAGCCTTAGCTGCTGATGAACAAACTCGCTTAAAATCAAAGGTTTATCGCAGTATTACCAAACATCTATGGATGGGAACGTTCCATAGTTTGTGCGCTCGAATCTTGAGATATGATATTAATAAATATCAAGATGAAAGTGGGCGAAAGTGGGATAAAAACTTTTCAATATTTGATGAAGATGATGCTCAAAAATTAGTTAAATTCATTGTTTTAAAAGAAATGAATTTAGACGATAAAAAATTTGAGCCTAAAAAAATTAGATATTCTATTAGTAATGCCAAAAACTTAGGGTTATCTCCTCAACAATATGCCAGAGAAAACCCGGATTATTATGGACGAGTGGTATCAGAGGTTTATAGTGCTTATCAATCTCAGTTAGCCGCCAATAATGCCTTAGATTTTGATGATTTAATTCGAGTGACCGTTGATTTACTCAGTCAAAATGAACAAGTTTTAGCGTATTGGCATCAAAAATTTGGTCATATTTTAGTTGATGAATATCAAGACACCAACCGTACCCAATATAATTTAATTCGATTATTAGTCACCAATGGCGAAAACCCCAGAACGTTCAAAAATTGGCAAAATCGCTCGATTTTTGTGGTGGGAGATGTGGATCAATCCATTTATTCCTTTCGCATGGCAGACTATAAAATATTGTTAGAATTTCAACAGGATTTTGGCGATTGCTTACCCGATGACGATACCCGCACTATGATTAAATTAGAGGAAAATTATCGCTCACGGGAAAATATTCTTCAAGTTGCTAACCATTTAATTCAACAAAATACAGAACGCATTGATAAAATTCTCCGTCCAACGCGAGGAGAAGGACAGCCAATTTATTGTTATAAGGCAGATGATGAAATCGATGAAGCTAATTTTATTCTATCACAAATTCAAGGAATTAGTCAACAAAATCCAGAATTAAATTATGGTGCATTTGCCATTTTATATCGAACCAACGCCCAATCTCGCGCTTTAGAAGATGTGTTATTAAGACATAATATCCCTTATACCGTTGTCGGGGGATTAAGATTTTATGACCGCAAAGAAATTAAAGATTCCTTATCCTATTTAAGAGTCGTTGCGAACCCCGCCGATAGTGTCAGTTTGCTGAGAATTATTAATGTCCCCCGTCGAGGAATTGGCAAAACCACCATTGATGGGTTAGTTAATGCGTCTCAACAGTTAGGAATTCCCCTCTGGGAAGTGCTAAGTGATGAAGATTCTGTGAATACAATAGCCGGACGTTCAGCAAAATCTGTGAATCAATTTGCCCAAATTATTAAAAATTGGCAAGAACGAATTGAAGAGTATTCCGCACTGCAAATATTAGAAGGAATATTAGAAGATGCAGGTTATATTCAAGACTTAAAAAAAGAAGGAACAGACGAAGCAGAAAACCGATTAGAAAATATTAAAGAATTGACGAATGCGGTGTCACAATTTCAAGAAGAATATGAGGATACAACATTAGAGGGATTTTTATCCAGTGCCTCCCTCGCTTCAGATTTAGATAAATTACAAGAAGGACAAAAAGCCGTTTCCTTATTAACCCTTCATGCAGCAAAAGGGTTAGAATTTCCCATTGTGTTTTTAGTCGGTTTAGAACAGGGACTTTTCCCTAATTTCCGCAGTTTAAATGATCCCTTATCTATCGAAGAAGAACGGCGTTTATGTTATGTGGGAATTACTCGCGCTCAAGAACAATTGTTTTTAACCCATGCGTGTCAACGGCGGTTATGGGGACATTTAGAACCCTGTATCCCCTCAATGTTTTTAAAAGAATTACCAGAAGGATTAATTCATGGGTATATTCCTCCTTCTCAACCCAAAACAAGTAAAAGTAAGGGCACTAAAAAAGAAGCCAAATCACCCACCGAGGTTAAACAACCTGCAAAAAATGTTCAATTAGAATCCGATGTAAAAGACTGGAAAGTGGGGGATAAAGTGTTTCATCGGACTTTTGGAATTGGAGAAGTAACGCACGTTTTTTCTAATAAAGATAAACTGTCTTTAGCGATTAAATTTGGGAGTTTAAGTCCTAAAATTCTTGATCCGAAAACAGTTCCTTTACAACGGTTTAAATAA